A genomic region of Alnus glutinosa chromosome 11, dhAlnGlut1.1, whole genome shotgun sequence contains the following coding sequences:
- the LOC133881269 gene encoding F-box protein CPR1-like: MTVIKDGLDDNRFDLLTLWNPAIRMSMTLPRPRIDVPVGKYCIYGFGFDHTSNDYKVLRMVHDIHALFSPQAELYKLRTGTWETFTGADDFGKYYIYQKNYQNTYQNAFLNGASHWLVVHMTPVSRKRMVVLFDMCDEQLRVMKLPDHLSIGRFKALLGVSGGLLSLMEYNGRQDVNLSCSIWLMKEHGVAESWTKQFTIDLKGWCFGEIFCFRNDEKILAWNRKNARESVLYDPKTHGFINIGGIFKAKDYLLSKNTFVESLVLLDKVNSTPMYQTCLRKGQWCSAIQRKETKEDEDMHAREIEG; the protein is encoded by the coding sequence ATGACTGTCATCAAAGATGGGCTGGATGACAATCGTTTCGATCTCCTAACTCTATGGAACCCTGCAATTAGAATGTCTATGACTCTTCCTCGACCTCGCATTGATGTACCGGTGGGCAAATACTGTATTTACGGGTTCGGCTTTGATCATACAAGTAATGATTACAAGGTGCTGAGAATGGTCCATGATATTCATGCCCTGTTTTCACCTCAGGCGGAACTTTATAAACTTCGCACAGGCACTTGGGAGACTTTTACGGGTGCTGACGATTTTGGtaagtattatatatatcagaaaaattaccaaaatacttaCCAAAATGCTTTCTTGAATGGGGCGAGTCACTGGCTTGTAGTTCATATGACACCCGTCTCTCGTAAACGAATGGTTGTGTTGTTtgatatgtgtgatgagcaacTCCGAGTGATGAAGCTTCCGGATCATCTTAGTATAGGCCGGTTTAAGGCTCTTCTTGGTGTTTCTGGTGGATTGCTTTCTTTAATGGAGTATAATGGGCGACAAGATGTTAATTTGAGCTGCAGCATTTGGTTGATGAAGGAACATGGCGTGGCAGAGTCGTGGACTAAACAGTTTACAATTGATTTAAAGGGTTGGTGCTTTGGGGAGATCTTCTGTTTTAGGAACGACGAAAAGATTTTGGCTTGGAATCGGAAAAATGCAAGAGAGTCGGTCTTATATGATCCCAAGACACATGGATTCATTAATATAGGAGGAATATTTAAAGCCAAGGATTATCTTCTTAGCAAGAATACTTTCGTCGAAAGTCTTGTTTTACTCGATAAAGTAAATTCTACGCCGATGTACCAGACTTGTTTAAGGAAAGGCCAGTGGTGCAGTGCGATTcaaagaaaggaaacaaaagaagatGAAGACATGCACGCGCGAGAGATCGAAGGCTAA
- the LOC133881270 gene encoding F-box/kelch-repeat protein At3g23880-like, producing the protein MSNRLPRDLWTEILVSLPVKSLLRFQCVCKSWKSLISTPTFISMHTQHSESTGNYAHILCWQLRFKDRATPYRLLHIDRSFNEFQELEYPCQMRRHGVIHDCKGLILFTTVIRDGQDDNRFDLLTLWNPAIRMSMTLPRPRIDVPKGKHCIHGFGFDHTSNDYKVLRMVQDSYRLFPVLQVEIYRLHTGAWETFPGADDFLYRIAPTWQAFVNGASHWFGYLKRKHMLSDVSSKPVVVLFDMCDEQLRVMKLPDNFKGWVKNLLGVSGGLLSLMEYNDRRQDVNLSCSIWLMKEYGVAESWTKQFTIDLKGWRFGEIFCFRNNEKILAWNRENGRESVLYDPKTHRFINIGGGLGIKAKDYLLSKSTLVESLVLLDKENSKQMCQTCLRKCQLCDSNKEKKMKICTRERRLSKAQENS; encoded by the coding sequence ATGTCAAACCGGCTTCCACGCGATCTTTGGACTGAAATCCTGGTAAGCCTACCCGTGAAATCTCTTTTACGATTCCAATGTGTTTGTAAATCATGGAAATCCTTGATCTCTACTCCTACGTTTATTTCCATGCACACCCAACACAGTGAGAGCACCGGCAATTACGCTCACATATTATGTTGGCAGCTTAGATTCAAAGACAGAGCGACGCCATACCGATTACTCCATATCGATCGTTCATTCAATGAGtttcaagaacttgaatatccATGCCAAATGAGACGTCATGGAGTCATCCATGATTGCAAGGGATTAATACTTTTTACGACTGTCATCAGAGATGGGCAGGATGACAATCGTTTCGATCTCCTAACTCTATGGAACCCTGCAATTAGAATGTCTATGACTCTTCCTCGACCTCGCATTGATGTGCCGAAGGGCAAACACTGTATTCACGGGTTCGGCTTTGATCATACAAGTAATGATTACAAGGTGCTGAGAATGGTCCAAGATAGTTACAGGTTGTTTCCAGTACTTCAGGTGGAAATTTATAGACTCCACACAGGTGCTTGGGAGACTTTTCCGGGTGCTGACGATTTTCTGTATCGTATAGCTCCAACTTGGCAGGCTTTCGTGAATGGGGCAAGTCATTGGTTTGGATATCTTAAAAGAAAGCATATGTTATCCGACGTCTCTTCTAAACCAGTTGTTGTGTTGTTtgatatgtgtgatgagcaacTTCGAGTGATGAAGCTTCCAGATAATTTTAAAGGCTGGGTTAAGAATCTTCTTGGTGTTTCTGGTGGATTGCTTTCTTTAATGGAGTATAACGACAGACGACAAGATGTTAATTTGAGCTGCAGCATTTGGTTGATGAAAGAATATGGCGTGGCAGAGTCGTGGACTAAACAGTTTACAATTGATTTAAAGGGATGGCGCTTTGGGGAGATCTTCTGTTTTAGGAACAACGAAAAGATTTTGGCTTGGAATCGAGAAAATGGAAGAGAGTCGGTCTTATATGATCCCAAGACACATAGATTCATTAATATAGGAGGAGGCCTAGGAATTAAAGCCAAGGATTATCTTCTTAGCAAGAGTACTTTGGTCGAAAGTCTTGTTTTACTCGATAAAGAAAATTCTAAGCAGATGTGCCAGACTTGTTTAAGAAAGTGCCAGTTGTGCGActcaaataaagaaaagaagatgaagatatGCACGCGCGAGAGAAGGCTAAGCAAAGCACAAGAGAATAGCTAA
- the LOC133881271 gene encoding F-box/kelch-repeat protein At3g06240-like has protein sequence MSMTLPQPRIDVPVDKYCIYGFGFDHTSNDYKVLRMVQDNYASSPPQAELYKLRTGTWETFTGADNFGKYSIPANMQAFLNGASHWLIFHILASGSRKRGIVLFDMCDEQLRVMKLPDNISLGCRVKARLGVSGGLLSFMEYNDERQDVNLSCSIWLMKEYGVAESWTKQFTIDLKAGWRFGEIFCFRNNEKILVWNRKHGRESVVYDPKTHRFINIGGIFKAKDYLLGKNTFVESLVLLDRVNSTQTYQNCLRKGQWCDSKERKQKKMKTCTRERRLSKAQEHS, from the coding sequence ATGTCTATGACTCTTCCTCAACCTCGCATTGATGTACCGGTGGACAAATACTGTATTTACGGGTTCGGCTTTGATCATACAAGTAATGATTACAAGGTGCTGAGAATGGTCCAAGATAATTATGCCTCGTCTCCACCTCAGGCGGAACTTTATAAACTTCGCACAGGCACTTGGGAGACTTTTACGGGTGCTGACAATTTTGGTAAGTATTCTATACCTGCAAATATGCAGGCTTTCTTGAATGGGGCGAGTCACTGGCTTATATTTCATATATTGGCATCCGGCTCTCGTAAACGAGGGATTGTGTTGTTtgatatgtgtgatgagcaacTCCGAGTGATGAAGCTTCCGGATAATATTAGTTTAGGCTGCCGGGTTAAGGCTCGTCTTGGTGTTTCTGGTGGATTACTTTCTTTCATGGAGTATAACGACGAACGACAAGATGTTAATTTGAGCTGCAGCATTTGGTTGATGAAAGAATATGGCGTGGCAGAGTCGTGGACTAAACAGTTTACAATTGATTTAAAGGCCGGTTGGCGCTTTGGGGAGATCTTCTGTTTTAGGAACAACGAAAAGATTTTGGTTTGGAATCGGAAACATGGAAGAGAGTCGGTCGTATATGATCCCAAGACACATAGATTCATTAATATAGGAGGAATATTTAAAGCCAAGGATTATCTTCTTGGCAAGAATACTTTCGTCGAAAGTCTTGTTTTACTCGATAGAGTAAATTCTACGCAGACGTACCAGAATTGTTTAAGGAAAGGCCAGTGGTGCGActcaaaagaaaggaaacaaaagaagatGAAGACATGCACGCGCGAGAGAAGGCTAAGCAAAGCACAAGAGCATAGCTAA
- the LOC133881272 gene encoding F-box/kelch-repeat protein At3g23880-like: MSNWLPRDLWTEILVSLPVKSLLRFQCVCKSWKSLISSPKFISMHAQHSERTGNYAQILHCRRYRNSETPYQLLNIDGSFSEFQELGYPCQNRGRYYKVLDCKGLILFTTDNESHILWNPAIRMSMTLPRPRVDVPKGKHCVHGFGFDHRSNDYKVLRLVQDIYDLFPVLQVELYRLRTGAWETFTGADDFLYHIAPNTQAFVNGVSHWFGYLKREHMLYDVYPKRVVVLFDMCDEQLRVMKLPNHLGLDWDKTLDLGVSGGLLSLMEYNGRQDVNLSCSIWLMKEYGVAESWTKQFTIALEGWSFGRIFCFRNNENILAWNRENEKESVLYIKSEGSLLGENTLIESLVLLDKVNPMQTRQTCLRKCQWADSKKGKETKEKKRKTCTPERSLSEEQENIAKKIRLET, from the coding sequence ATGTCAAACTGGCTTCCACGCGATCTTTGGACTGAAATTCTGGTAAGCCTACCCGTGAAATCTCTTTTACGATTCCAATGTGTTTGTAAATCATGGAAATCCTTGATCAGTAGTCCCAAATTTATTTCCATGCACGCCCAACACAGTGAGAGGACCGGCAATTACGCTCAGATATTACACTGTAGGAGATATAGAAACAGCGAGACGCCATACCAATTACTCAATATCGATGGTTCATTCAGCGAGTTTCAAGAACTTGGATATCCATGCCAAAATAGAGGTAGATACTATAAAGTCCTTGATTGCAAGGGATTAATACTTTTTACGACTGACAACGAGTCCCATATTCTATGGAACCCTGCAATTAGAATGTCTATGACTCTTCCTCGACCTCGCGTTGATGTACCGAAGGGCAAACACTGTGTTCACGGGTTCGGCTTTGATCATAGAAGTAATGATTACAAGGTGCTGAGACTGGTCCAAGATATTTACGACTTGTTTCCAGTACTTCAGGTGGAACTTTATAGACTCCGCACAGGCGCTTGGGAGACTTTTACGGGTGCTGACGATTTTCTGTATCATATAGCTCCAAATACGCAGGCTTTCGTGAATGGGGTGAGTCATTGGTTTGGATATCTTAAAAGAGAGCATATGTTATACGACGTCTATCCTAAACGAGTTGTTGTGCTGTTtgatatgtgtgatgagcaacTCCGAGTGATGAAGCTTCCGAATCATCTTGGTTTAGACTGGGATAAGACTCTTGATCTTGGTGTTTCTGGCGGATTGCTTTCTTTAATGGAGTATAATGGGCGACAAGATGTTAATTTGAGCTGCAGCATTTGGTTGATGAAGGAATATGGCGTGGCAGAGTCGTGGACAAAACAATTTACAATTGCTTTAGAGGGTTGGAGCTTTGGGCGGATCTTCTGTTTTAGGAACAACGAAAATATTTTGGCTTGGAACcgggaaaatgaaaaagagtcGGTCTTATATATTAAATCCGAGGGTTCTCTTCTTGGCGAGAATACTTTGATTGAAAGTCTTGTTTTACTAGATAAAGTAAATCCTATGCAGACACGCCAGACTTGTTTAAGGAAATGCCAGTGGGCCGACtcaaagaaaggaaaggaaacaaaagaaaagaagaggaagacatGCACGCCCGAGAGAAGCCTAAGCGAAGAACAAGAGAATATTGCTAAGAAGATAAGGTTAGAAACATGA
- the LOC133880845 gene encoding geranylgeranyl transferase type-2 subunit beta 1-like — MGELAAEKHVQYILSVEKRKDDLVSVVMEHLRMNGAYWGLTTLDLLGKLDTVDVDKVVSWVMECQHESGGFGGNIGHDPHILYTLSAVQILALFDKLNVLDVDKVTNYIAGLQNEDGSFSGDMWGEVDTRFSYISLCCLSILRRLNKINVEKAVSYIVSCKNLDGGFGSTPGGESHAGQIFCCVGALALTGSLHHIDKDLLGWWLCERQVKSGGLNGRPEKLPDVCYSWWVLSSLIMIDRVHWINKEKLIQFILDCQDTENGGISDRPDDAVDVYHTYFGVAGLSLLEYPGLKATDPAYALPVDVVNRIFFGK, encoded by the exons ATGGGGGAGCTTGCAGCTGAGAAACATGTTCAATACATTTTATCAGTAGAAAAG AGAAAGGATGATTTAGTATCTGTTGTGATGGAACATCTGAGAATGAATGGGGCATACTGGGGTTTGACAACTCTGGATCTTCTAGGAAAGCTTGACACCGTTGATGTTGACAAGGTTGTTTCATGGGTCATGGAATGCCAGCACGAGTCAG GTGGGTTTGGTGGTAACATTGGACATGACCCTCACATACTGTATACTCTGAGCGCGGTACAGATTTTGGCCCTTTTTGACAAGCTAAATGTTCTTGACGTTGATAAGGTTACTAATT ATATTGCTGGGCTGCAAAATGAAGATGGATCTTTTTCAGGGGACATGTGGGGTGAAGTTGATACACG GTTctcttatatttctctttgttgtCTCTCAATATTACGTCGTTTGAATAAAATCAATGTTGAGAAGGCTGTGAGCTACATCGTAAGCTGCAAAAATTTGGATGGTGGATTTGGAAGCACACCTGGTGGGGAGTCCCATGCAGGGCAAA TTTTCTGTTGTGTGGGTGCACTTGCATTAACGGGATCATTGCATCATATTGACAAGGACCTTCTTGGGTGGTGGTTATGCGAGCGACAAGTTAAATCCGGAGGTCTTAATGGCCGTCCTGAGAAACTTCCGGAT GTCTGCTACTCGTGGTGGGTTCTTTCTAGCTTGATCATGATAGACAGGGTTCATTGGATCAATAAGGAAAAGCTTATTCAGTTCATCTTAGACTGCCAG GATACGGAAAATGGGGGTATATCTGATAGACCGGATGATGCTGTAGATGTCTACCATACGTACTTTGGGGTGGCTG GACTTTCACTTCTTGAATATCCAGGATTGAAAGCCACAGATCCAGCTTATGCATTGCCTGTTGATGTTGTTAACAGAATTTTCTTTGGCAAATAA